In one window of Thalassococcus arenae DNA:
- the recN gene encoding DNA repair protein RecN — translation MLRALEIHDILIIDRLALDFRPGLNVLTGETGAGKSILLDALGFVLGWRGRAELVRQGAEQGEVTAVFDLPEGHPALAVLDEAGLPASRELILRRMNSADGRKTGWVNDRRASGEVLRRLSDTLVELHGQHDDRGLLDPRGHRAILDAYGGLEAERQAVRDAWRARAAADKALEAARLSLDAARAEEEFLRHAVAELRKLAPEPGEEADLDARRRMMQGAERIREDIAQASAALGYDGAEGAMANALRWLEGASDKAGGRLDPAISALTRAMAELDEAARGVADCLDALDFDPHELENTEERLFAIRGLARKHQVAPDDLAQFASDLGARLDALDHGAVEIGALEQASRKAAAAYDAAADALTAARRAAAKRLDAAVAAELAPLKMERAVFATEFETAPDGPDGRDTVTFAVATNPGAPSGPLNKIASGGELSRFLLALKVCLNQAQGGGVTMIFDEIDRGVGGATADAVGRRLRALAEGGQVLVVTHSPQVAARGGHHWRVEKSVRGDTTLSTVIPLLAEAREDEIARMLSGDTVTDEARAAARALLAG, via the coding sequence ATGCTGCGCGCGCTTGAAATCCACGACATCCTGATCATCGATCGGCTCGCGCTGGATTTTCGGCCGGGCCTGAATGTGCTGACGGGGGAAACCGGGGCGGGCAAGTCGATCCTGCTCGATGCGCTCGGCTTCGTGCTGGGCTGGCGCGGCCGCGCCGAACTGGTGCGGCAGGGTGCCGAACAGGGCGAGGTGACCGCGGTGTTCGACCTGCCCGAAGGCCACCCCGCGCTGGCCGTTCTGGACGAGGCCGGGCTGCCTGCCTCGCGCGAATTGATCCTGCGCCGCATGAACTCTGCCGACGGCCGCAAGACCGGCTGGGTCAACGACCGCCGCGCCAGCGGCGAGGTGCTGCGGCGGCTGTCGGACACGCTGGTCGAACTGCACGGCCAGCACGATGATCGCGGACTTCTGGATCCGCGCGGTCACCGGGCGATCCTGGATGCCTATGGCGGGTTGGAAGCCGAACGTCAGGCGGTGCGCGACGCGTGGCGCGCCCGTGCTGCGGCCGACAAGGCGCTGGAGGCCGCGCGCCTATCGCTCGACGCCGCCCGGGCCGAGGAAGAGTTCCTGCGCCATGCGGTCGCCGAGCTGCGCAAGCTGGCACCCGAACCGGGGGAAGAGGCCGATCTGGACGCCAGGCGCCGAATGATGCAGGGCGCCGAACGCATCCGCGAGGATATCGCGCAGGCCTCGGCCGCGCTTGGCTATGACGGGGCCGAGGGTGCGATGGCCAATGCCCTGCGCTGGCTCGAAGGGGCTTCGGACAAGGCGGGTGGGCGGCTCGACCCGGCCATTTCCGCGCTGACCCGCGCGATGGCGGAACTGGACGAGGCCGCGCGCGGCGTGGCCGATTGCCTCGATGCGCTGGACTTCGACCCGCACGAATTGGAGAACACCGAGGAGCGGTTGTTCGCGATCCGTGGGCTGGCGCGCAAACACCAGGTGGCGCCGGACGATCTGGCGCAATTCGCGTCCGATCTGGGCGCCCGGCTGGATGCGCTGGATCACGGCGCCGTGGAAATCGGCGCGCTGGAACAGGCAAGCCGCAAGGCCGCCGCGGCCTATGACGCCGCGGCCGACGCCTTGACCGCCGCGCGCCGTGCGGCCGCGAAAAGGCTTGATGCGGCGGTGGCCGCGGAACTCGCGCCGCTCAAGATGGAAAGGGCGGTCTTCGCCACCGAGTTCGAGACCGCTCCGGACGGCCCCGATGGCCGCGATACGGTGACCTTTGCCGTGGCGACCAATCCCGGCGCGCCGTCCGGTCCGCTGAACAAGATCGCCTCGGGGGGCGAGCTCAGCCGCTTCCTGCTGGCGCTCAAGGTTTGCCTGAACCAGGCGCAGGGCGGCGGGGTGACGATGATCTTCGACGAGATCGACCGCGGTGTCGGCGGCGCGACCGCCGATGCGGTGGGCCGCCGCCTGCGCGCGCTGGCCGAGGGCGGGCAGGTTCTGGTCGTCACCCATTCGCCGCAGGTCGCGGCCCGCGGCGGGCATCACTGGCGAGTCGAGAAATCGGTGCGCGGGGACACGACGCTGTCCACGGTGATTCCGCTTCTGGCAGAGGCGCGCGAAGATGAAATCGCCCGCATGCTGTCCGGTGATACGGTCACCGACGAAGCCCGCGCCGCCGCCCGGGCCCTGCTGGCGGGCTAG
- a CDS encoding phosphoglycerate kinase gives MAWKTLDDMDLQGKRVLTRVDINVPVENGVVTDATRIERICPTVQDILDRGGKPVLLAHFGRPKGARRDDMSLQMLLPTIEDILGVPVVFAADCVGPAAAAVVDTLQDGQVALLENTRFHAGEEKNDPALAAQMAELGDVYCNDAFSAAHRAHASTEGIARLLPSCAGRLMQAELSALESALGTPERPVVAVVGGAKVSTKLDLLGNLVARVDTLVIGGGMANTFLAAQGIDVGKSLCEHDMAETARTILEKARTAGCEILLPEDVVVAREFAAGAASETVPADACPADAMILDAGPASVERIRAAIHDAKTLIWNGPLGAFEIAPFDAATNAAAAYAAERSTAGKLISVAGGGDTVAALNKAGAANDFTYISTAGGAFLEWMEGKELPGVAALG, from the coding sequence ATGGCCTGGAAAACGCTGGACGACATGGATCTGCAGGGCAAACGCGTGCTGACCCGTGTCGACATCAACGTGCCGGTGGAAAACGGCGTGGTGACCGATGCCACCCGGATCGAACGGATCTGCCCCACCGTGCAGGACATCCTGGATCGCGGCGGCAAGCCGGTGCTGCTGGCGCATTTCGGCCGGCCCAAGGGCGCGCGACGCGACGACATGAGCCTGCAGATGCTGTTGCCGACGATCGAGGACATCCTCGGCGTTCCGGTCGTCTTCGCCGCCGATTGCGTCGGCCCCGCCGCCGCCGCGGTGGTGGATACGCTGCAGGACGGCCAGGTCGCCCTGCTGGAAAACACCCGGTTCCACGCCGGTGAGGAAAAGAACGACCCGGCGCTGGCCGCGCAGATGGCAGAGCTGGGTGATGTCTATTGCAACGACGCGTTTTCCGCCGCGCATCGGGCACATGCCTCGACCGAGGGGATCGCGCGGCTGCTGCCGTCCTGTGCCGGCCGCCTGATGCAGGCCGAGTTGAGCGCACTGGAAAGCGCGCTCGGCACACCCGAGCGCCCGGTCGTCGCGGTGGTCGGTGGCGCCAAGGTGTCGACCAAGCTCGACCTGCTGGGCAACCTGGTCGCCAGGGTCGATACGCTGGTGATCGGTGGCGGCATGGCCAATACCTTCCTCGCCGCGCAGGGCATCGACGTGGGCAAGTCGCTGTGCGAACACGACATGGCCGAAACCGCCCGCACGATCCTGGAAAAGGCAAGAACCGCCGGTTGCGAAATCCTGTTGCCCGAAGACGTGGTCGTGGCGCGCGAATTCGCCGCCGGCGCAGCATCGGAAACCGTGCCGGCCGATGCCTGCCCGGCCGACGCGATGATCCTCGATGCGGGCCCGGCCAGCGTCGAACGGATCCGGGCCGCCATCCACGACGCCAAGACGCTGATCTGGAACGGCCCGCTGGGGGCATTCGAGATCGCACCATTCGATGCCGCGACCAACGCCGCCGCCGCCTATGCGGCCGAACGCAGCACGGCGGGCAAGCTGATCTCGGTCGCCGGCGGCGGCGACACGGTTGCGGCGCTGAACAAGGCCGGCGCGGCGAACGACTTTACCTACATCTCCACCGCCGGCGGCGCGTTCCTGGAATGGATGGAAGGCAAGGAACTGCCCGGCGTCGCCGCGCTTGGATAG
- a CDS encoding peptidylprolyl isomerase: MAEYKDPENTILMELKGGTVAIELLPDIAPKHAERMKELARSGAYDGVVFHRVIDGFMAQTGDVANGNADGDNFNLRMAGTGGSDLPDLPAEFSKLPHDRGTLGAARSQNPNSANSQFFINFKDNHFLNGQYTVYGRVVSGMEHVDAITRGEPPANPDKMISVKVAADA; the protein is encoded by the coding sequence ATGGCCGAGTACAAAGACCCCGAAAACACCATCCTGATGGAACTCAAGGGCGGCACCGTCGCGATCGAGCTTTTGCCCGACATCGCCCCGAAGCACGCCGAGCGGATGAAGGAACTGGCCCGCTCCGGCGCCTATGACGGGGTGGTGTTCCACCGCGTGATCGACGGTTTCATGGCGCAGACCGGCGACGTGGCCAACGGCAATGCCGATGGCGACAACTTCAACCTGCGCATGGCCGGCACCGGCGGATCGGACCTGCCGGACCTGCCGGCGGAGTTCTCCAAGCTGCCGCATGACCGCGGCACTCTGGGCGCGGCGCGCAGCCAGAACCCGAATTCGGCCAATTCGCAATTCTTCATCAATTTCAAGGACAACCACTTTCTCAACGGGCAATACACGGTTTACGGCCGCGTCGTGTCGGGGATGGAGCATGTGGACGCGATCACCCGCGGCGAGCCGCCGGCCAATCCCGACAAGATGATCAGCGTCAAGGTGGCCGCCGATGCGTAA
- a CDS encoding peptidylprolyl isomerase has translation MRKLAFALSLMAGPALASGLTIEVAGEGANGTITVDLLENVAPGHVAQITALAAEGAYDNVVFHRVIDGFMAQTGDVQFGKVGGDMRMAGRGGSDRPNLRAEFSDQSFDRGVVGMARSASPDSANSQFFIMFAPAPHLNGQYTVVGRVTAGMDVVDAIKRGAGPNGAVLGQPDRMVSVTVTE, from the coding sequence ATGCGTAAACTGGCTTTCGCGTTGTCGTTGATGGCCGGCCCGGCCCTGGCAAGCGGCCTGACGATCGAGGTCGCCGGAGAAGGCGCCAACGGCACGATCACTGTCGATCTGCTGGAGAACGTGGCGCCCGGTCACGTGGCGCAGATCACCGCGCTGGCGGCCGAGGGCGCTTATGACAACGTGGTGTTCCACCGGGTGATCGACGGTTTCATGGCGCAGACCGGCGACGTGCAGTTCGGCAAGGTCGGCGGAGACATGCGCATGGCCGGGCGCGGCGGGTCGGACCGGCCCAACCTGCGCGCCGAATTCTCGGACCAGTCCTTCGACCGTGGCGTCGTGGGCATGGCGCGTTCGGCCAGCCCCGACAGCGCCAATTCCCAGTTCTTCATCATGTTCGCTCCGGCGCCGCATCTGAACGGGCAATACACCGTGGTGGGTCGCGTGACCGCTGGCATGGACGTGGTCGATGCGATCAAGCGCGGCGCGGGGCCGAACGGCGCGGTGCTGGGCCAACCCGACCGGATGGTCAGCGTCACCGTCACCGAGTGA
- a CDS encoding DUF3179 domain-containing protein, with amino-acid sequence MRLIALAAVFALSLAAPLAADPGFWKNEWPKTNFERTSIESWVEIISGGPPKDGIPALSDPGFIAAADETRIGDTEPVITVEIDGAQPRAYPIRYLTWHEIVNDTVGGVPVAVTFCPLCNSALTFDRRINLGTLSFGVSGKLRNSDMIMYDRETESWWQQAIGEAVVGDLTGTVLDLVPSWMESWAEFRDRNPDGLVMDQPRYNRFYGQNPYRGYDQSKRPFLYNGEMPPHGIPPLMRVVRVGDRAWPMDRLAVEQQITEAGVTLSWRSGQASALDTAEIAAGRDVGSVRVRDGQGRDLAHDVMFAFAFHAFWPDGQWMLAR; translated from the coding sequence ATGCGCCTGATCGCCCTTGCCGCCGTTTTTGCCCTGAGCCTTGCCGCGCCTTTGGCCGCCGATCCGGGCTTCTGGAAGAACGAATGGCCCAAGACCAATTTCGAGCGGACCAGCATCGAAAGCTGGGTCGAGATCATCTCGGGCGGGCCACCCAAGGACGGGATTCCGGCGCTGAGCGATCCGGGGTTCATCGCGGCCGCCGACGAGACCCGCATCGGCGATACCGAGCCGGTCATCACCGTCGAGATCGACGGGGCACAGCCGCGGGCCTATCCGATCCGCTATCTGACCTGGCACGAGATCGTCAACGACACGGTGGGCGGCGTTCCGGTGGCGGTGACCTTCTGCCCCTTGTGCAACTCGGCCCTGACCTTTGACCGGCGGATCAACCTGGGCACGCTGAGTTTCGGTGTGTCGGGCAAATTGCGCAATTCCGACATGATCATGTATGACCGCGAAACCGAAAGTTGGTGGCAGCAGGCCATCGGCGAGGCGGTGGTGGGCGATCTGACCGGCACCGTGCTGGACCTGGTGCCGAGCTGGATGGAAAGCTGGGCCGAGTTCCGCGACCGCAATCCCGATGGGCTGGTCATGGATCAGCCGCGCTACAACCGGTTTTACGGGCAGAATCCCTATCGCGGCTATGACCAGTCCAAGCGGCCGTTCCTGTATAACGGCGAGATGCCGCCGCACGGCATTCCCCCGCTGATGCGGGTGGTGCGCGTGGGTGACAGAGCCTGGCCGATGGACCGGCTGGCGGTCGAACAGCAGATCACCGAGGCGGGCGTGACGCTGAGCTGGCGGTCCGGTCAGGCCTCGGCGCTGGACACCGCCGAGATCGCCGCGGGGCGCGATGTGGGATCGGTGCGGGTGCGCGACGGGCAGGGGCGCGACCTGGCGCATGACGTGATGTTCGCCTTTGCCTTCCACGCCTTCTGGCCCGACGGCCAGTGGATGCTGGCGCGCTAG
- a CDS encoding GNAT family N-acetyltransferase, protein MQPLAPPLQQSPEYARAITALGGVAEFVRTRSLACLTQSRAWPGLGRVSLISRGPLGDDAARHDWLSERHGTLVLNAEGFDAGTLRRAGFWPLLSPASLAILDLGDRNSMRHAMHQKWRNRLNRAQSQPLTVTRRALGHDDWLLRAETQQARRRGYRSLPARFLQAYAAGNPGRALVWEARDRDGPVAAALVLRHQRAATWQIGTSTARGRSMSAMNRVLWQAMIELAEDGAGTLDLGLVCTENPGLARFKLGTGARLHTLSGTWLHHPALAPVARRLPARLAA, encoded by the coding sequence ATGCAGCCCCTCGCCCCGCCCCTTCAGCAATCGCCGGAATACGCCCGCGCCATCACGGCGCTTGGCGGGGTGGCAGAGTTCGTTCGAACCCGCAGCCTTGCCTGCCTGACGCAATCCCGCGCCTGGCCCGGTCTGGGTCGCGTGTCGCTGATCTCGCGCGGGCCGCTGGGTGACGATGCCGCACGGCACGACTGGCTGTCCGAAAGGCATGGAACGCTGGTCCTGAATGCAGAGGGGTTCGATGCCGGCACGCTCAGGCGGGCCGGTTTCTGGCCACTGCTCAGCCCGGCATCGCTGGCGATCCTGGACCTGGGCGATCGCAACTCCATGCGTCACGCGATGCACCAGAAATGGCGCAACCGGCTGAACCGGGCGCAGAGCCAGCCGCTGACCGTCACCAGACGAGCGCTCGGGCATGACGACTGGCTGCTGCGGGCCGAGACGCAGCAAGCCCGCCGTCGAGGCTATCGCAGCCTGCCGGCGAGGTTTCTGCAAGCCTACGCCGCCGGCAATCCCGGCCGCGCTCTGGTCTGGGAGGCCCGCGATCGCGACGGACCGGTCGCCGCAGCGCTGGTTCTGCGCCACCAGCGCGCCGCGACCTGGCAGATCGGCACCAGCACGGCGCGGGGCAGGTCGATGAGCGCGATGAACCGGGTGCTGTGGCAGGCGATGATCGAACTGGCCGAAGACGGCGCCGGCACGCTCGACCTCGGCCTTGTCTGCACGGAAAACCCCGGATTGGCGCGGTTCAAGCTGGGCACCGGCGCCCGCCTTCACACCCTGTCGGGCACCTGGCTGCATCACCCGGCCTTGGCGCCCGTGGCGCGCCGACTGCCCGCGCGGCTTGCCGCCTAG
- the tyrS gene encoding tyrosine--tRNA ligase: protein MTYHPKSDFMRVMIERGFLADCTDYQGLDEALTKGVVPGYIGFDATAQSLHVGSLIQIMMLRWLQKTGHKPITLMGGGTTKVGDPSFRAEERPLLTPEAIDANIAGIQKVFAKYISYDDAPNGALMLNNAEWLDGLNYLDFLRDIGRHFSVNRMLSFESVKSRLDREQSLSFLEFNYMILQAYDFLELNRRYGCLLQMGGSDQWGNIVNGIDLTRRVLDHEIYGLTSPLLTTSDGKKMGKSAEGAVWLNAEMRSPYEFWQFWRNTTDADVGRFLKLYTELPVGECERLGALDGAEINEAKIVLANAVTTLCHGAEAAIAAEATAREVFEKGGVGDDLPTLDLDRAEIGDGISIVQLIVRSGLAKSGKEAKRLIAENGARLDDEPLTDAGLMLDASAFAAPIKLSAGKKRHALVKLAD from the coding sequence ATGACCTACCATCCCAAATCGGATTTCATGCGCGTCATGATCGAGCGCGGCTTTCTTGCCGATTGCACCGATTACCAGGGACTGGACGAGGCGCTGACGAAGGGCGTCGTGCCGGGCTATATCGGTTTCGACGCCACTGCCCAGTCACTGCATGTGGGCAGCCTGATCCAGATCATGATGCTGCGCTGGCTGCAGAAGACCGGGCACAAGCCGATCACCCTGATGGGCGGCGGCACGACCAAGGTGGGCGATCCGTCCTTCCGGGCCGAGGAACGCCCGCTGCTGACGCCCGAGGCGATCGACGCCAATATCGCCGGAATCCAGAAGGTCTTTGCCAAGTACATCTCGTATGACGATGCGCCGAACGGTGCGTTGATGCTGAACAACGCCGAATGGCTGGACGGGTTGAACTATCTCGATTTCCTGCGCGATATCGGTCGGCATTTCAGCGTCAACCGGATGCTGTCCTTCGAGTCGGTGAAATCGCGGCTGGATCGCGAACAATCGCTGTCTTTCCTCGAATTCAACTACATGATCCTGCAGGCCTACGATTTCCTCGAACTGAACCGGCGCTACGGCTGTCTGTTGCAGATGGGCGGCTCGGACCAATGGGGCAACATCGTCAACGGCATCGACCTGACGCGCCGCGTGCTGGATCACGAGATCTATGGCCTGACCTCACCGCTGCTGACGACGAGCGACGGCAAGAAGATGGGCAAGTCGGCCGAAGGCGCGGTCTGGCTGAACGCCGAGATGCGCAGCCCCTACGAATTCTGGCAGTTCTGGCGCAACACCACCGATGCCGATGTGGGGCGGTTCCTCAAGCTCTATACCGAACTGCCGGTCGGGGAATGCGAGCGGCTGGGTGCCCTGGACGGGGCCGAGATCAACGAGGCCAAGATCGTGCTGGCCAACGCCGTCACGACCCTGTGCCACGGGGCCGAGGCCGCCATCGCAGCCGAAGCCACGGCGCGCGAGGTTTTCGAAAAGGGCGGCGTGGGCGACGATCTGCCCACGCTGGACCTGGATCGGGCCGAGATCGGCGACGGCATTTCCATCGTGCAACTGATCGTGCGCAGCGGCCTTGCCAAGTCCGGCAAGGAGGCCAAGCGCCTGATCGCCGAGAACGGCGCGCGGCTGGATGACGAACCCCTGACCGATGCCGGGCTGATGCTGGATGCCAGCGCCTTTGCCGCACCGATCAAGCTGAGCGCCGGAAAGAAACGCCACGCGCTTGTCAAGCTCGCCGACTAG
- a CDS encoding anhydro-N-acetylmuramic acid kinase yields MAKGPVWALGAMSGTSLDGVDAALVLTDGVAISEFGATGYRAYSDAERATLKAALGRWPGEDLGAASDVVQRAHAEALAPFDRAEIIGFHGQTLAHEPRGRGTHQLGDGAALADTLMRPVVWDFRSADVALGGEGAPLAPFFHFACALWIGATRPLAFLNLGGVGNLTWVDPRAAAPEADGALVAFDTGPANAPINDLVAQRRGLSHDKDGALAAQGKVEDGALELFLDDVYFRKMPPKSLDRDDFSLMLDLVRELSDADAAATMTAMAAAAVMLGMEHCPEPPARLLVTGGGRRNPVMMRMLAAGLDCPVDPVEAVGLDGDMLEAQAFAYLAVRVARGLPTSAPGTTGVATPVSGGQISRPAD; encoded by the coding sequence TTGGCGAAAGGGCCCGTCTGGGCCTTGGGCGCGATGTCGGGCACGTCGCTGGACGGGGTCGACGCGGCGCTGGTGCTGACCGACGGGGTGGCGATCTCCGAATTCGGGGCGACCGGCTATCGCGCCTATTCCGATGCCGAACGCGCCACGCTCAAGGCCGCTCTCGGGCGCTGGCCGGGCGAGGATCTGGGTGCGGCGTCGGACGTCGTTCAGCGCGCCCATGCCGAAGCGCTGGCACCGTTCGACCGGGCCGAGATCATCGGCTTTCATGGCCAGACGTTGGCGCATGAACCGCGCGGCCGCGGCACGCACCAACTGGGCGACGGCGCGGCTCTGGCCGATACCCTGATGCGCCCGGTGGTCTGGGATTTCCGCTCGGCCGACGTGGCCCTGGGGGGCGAAGGCGCGCCGTTGGCGCCGTTTTTCCATTTCGCCTGCGCGCTCTGGATCGGTGCGACCCGGCCGCTGGCCTTTCTCAATCTCGGCGGCGTCGGCAACCTGACCTGGGTCGATCCGCGCGCCGCCGCACCCGAGGCGGACGGCGCTCTGGTGGCTTTCGACACCGGCCCGGCCAACGCGCCGATCAACGACCTGGTGGCGCAGCGGCGCGGGCTCAGTCACGACAAGGACGGCGCGCTGGCAGCGCAGGGCAAGGTCGAGGACGGCGCGCTGGAGCTGTTCCTCGACGATGTCTATTTCCGCAAGATGCCACCCAAGTCTCTGGACCGGGACGATTTTTCCCTGATGCTCGATCTCGTGCGGGAATTGTCGGATGCCGATGCCGCGGCCACGATGACGGCAATGGCGGCGGCCGCGGTGATGTTGGGCATGGAGCATTGCCCGGAACCGCCCGCGCGGCTGTTGGTCACCGGCGGCGGGCGCAGGAACCCGGTAATGATGCGGATGCTTGCGGCGGGGCTGGATTGCCCGGTCGATCCGGTCGAAGCGGTGGGACTCGACGGCGACATGCTCGAGGCGCAGGCCTTTGCCTATCTCGCTGTGCGCGTCGCGCGTGGGCTTCCGACCTCGGCACCCGGCACGACGGGGGTCGCGACGCCCGTCAGTGGCGGCCAGATCAGCCGGCCGGCGGACTGA
- the moaA gene encoding GTP 3',8-cyclase MoaA — MSAPLIDPFQRPISYLRVSVTDRCDFRCVYCMSEDMTFLPKKDLLTLEELDRMCSTFIRLGVEKLRITGGEPLVRRNILSFFHAMKRHLDSGALKELTLTTNGSQLARFADELVTAGVRRVNVSMDTLDEDKFAKITRWGRLPQVMAGIEAAQAAGLKIKINAVALKGFNEDELFTMTEWCAARDMDLTWIEVMPMGDIGNEDRLGQYWKLTDLRARLAERYTLTDLPDRTGGPARYVRIEETGQRIGFITPLTHNFCESCNRVRLTCTGELFMCLGQEDNADLRAALRNHPDDDGKLEEAIRAAIALKPKGHDFDYSRQSVDGRVSRHMSHTGG, encoded by the coding sequence ATGTCCGCTCCACTCATCGACCCGTTCCAGCGCCCGATTTCCTACCTGCGCGTCTCCGTGACGGACCGCTGCGATTTCCGGTGCGTCTATTGCATGTCCGAAGACATGACCTTCCTGCCGAAAAAGGATCTGCTGACGCTCGAGGAACTGGACCGGATGTGTTCGACCTTCATCCGGCTGGGGGTGGAAAAACTGCGCATCACCGGCGGCGAACCCCTTGTGCGCCGCAACATCCTGAGCTTTTTTCACGCCATGAAGCGGCATCTCGACAGCGGCGCGCTGAAGGAACTGACGCTGACCACCAACGGGTCGCAACTGGCGCGTTTCGCCGATGAGCTGGTGACGGCGGGCGTGCGGCGCGTCAACGTGTCGATGGACACGCTGGACGAGGACAAATTCGCCAAAATCACCCGTTGGGGCCGACTGCCGCAGGTGATGGCCGGGATCGAGGCAGCGCAGGCCGCCGGCCTGAAGATCAAGATCAACGCGGTGGCGCTCAAGGGTTTCAACGAAGACGAGCTGTTCACCATGACCGAATGGTGCGCGGCGCGGGACATGGACCTGACCTGGATCGAGGTCATGCCGATGGGCGATATCGGCAACGAGGACCGGCTGGGCCAGTACTGGAAACTGACCGACCTGCGCGCACGGCTGGCCGAACGGTACACCCTGACCGACCTGCCCGACCGCACCGGCGGACCGGCGCGCTATGTCCGGATCGAGGAAACCGGCCAGCGCATCGGCTTCATCACCCCGCTGACGCACAATTTCTGCGAAAGCTGCAACCGCGTGCGGCTGACCTGCACCGGCGAGCTGTTCATGTGCCTGGGCCAGGAAGACAACGCCGACCTGCGCGCGGCCTTGCGGAACCATCCGGACGACGACGGCAAGCTCGAAGAGGCGATCCGCGCCGCCATCGCCCTGAAACCCAAGGGCCATGATTTCGACTATTCGCGGCAAAGCGTCGATGGCCGCGTTTCGCGCCACATGAGCCATACCGGCGGCTGA